A genomic window from Silene latifolia isolate original U9 population chromosome Y, ASM4854445v1, whole genome shotgun sequence includes:
- the LOC141629017 gene encoding uncharacterized protein LOC141629017, whose protein sequence is MCSKFTMQRIKELKDKVMQQLSDMEPKGQERLDAIIKKEVDDKDASYCPTDVVELLVRDLCAEYGETFNEVIPSVNRIEQTPGSCFLNASYSHGESSRTQQNTSVPLNNDAWEGYWDCGDAEYECKKCHTLMWFEERKDKRRGTRRPKFSLCCSDGKVEVAFLQQPPELIKSLLTGQHRFSNHYRENIRAYNSMFSFTSMGGKIDHSINQGDPSRFNDELIRLLENMIDSHNTIAKTFRKVRDRLTENIDSEVSIKLISRRSSDGRTYNLPTVSEVAALIEGDIGPHMEKRDIIVRRLCGGLQRISELHPLYTLLQYPLLIPSGEDGYRPGILHSAFSIGVSTSDQAREETTCREWFAYHLIERPPDVEFPTILLSGTAFDQFLVDCYMLVESHRLNFIRFNQDRLRVDNYKNLSNAVGRGDVEPSSAGTRFIVPSSFPGGDNWKKANFLDTMTICKWFGYPDLFITFTCNPKWPEIVRFVSKRGLRPEDRPDIVCRVFKMKLDELIRDLKDRHIFGRARGVVYTIEFQKRGLPHAHIVLFLHREDKFPTAADVDKIISTEIPDPTTDPVLHSVVCEYMLHGPCGKAKPSYPCMVRGKCSKYYPKPCTERTTVDGDGYPIYKRSKKGVTVIKDDVPLGNDFVIPYNSKLLLKYRAHINVEWCNQSRFIKYLFKYINKGSDRVTMQSSYTRRNEEDPGRFDEIKRFYDCRYLSACEAAWRIFGFDIHYRTPAVERLQYHLPDEQPIVFHDDDWVDEVVEKTSLGVSQFLNWMGCNNSTVEEMQGPKCFEDIRTVNQFVHPTFREACYALGLIGDDREYIVAINEAADWGSGFYLRNLFATLLFCGTLSMPSRVWDETWQLLSDDILHRQRTILNNQDLKLTDEDLQNYALIDIENSLQTNGSSLRRFEGMPFPDMSATTHHRNSLLMDAFSYDRQSLSKEHEIQLSSMTDE, encoded by the exons ATGTGTAGCAAGTTTACTATGCAGAGAATCAAAGAACTGAAGGACAAAGTGATGCAACAACTTTCAGATATGGAGCCTAAAGGACAGGAAAGATTGGATGCAATTATAAAGAAGGAAGTAGATGACAAAGATGCATCATATTG TCCGACCGATGTTGTTGAGCTCTTAGTGAGAGATCTATGTGCTGAATATGGTGAAACTTTCAATGAAGTGATTCCGTCTGTAAACCGAATTGAACAAACACCCGGTAGTTGTTTTTTGAATGCATCCTATTCACATGGCGAATCCTCGAGAACTCAGCAAAATACTTCCGTGCCGTTAAATAATGATG CATGGGAAGGATATTGGGACTGTGGTGATGCAGAATATGAGTGCAAGAAATGTCACACGTTGATGTGGTTTGAGgagagaaaagataaaagacgtgGTACAAGACGTCCTAAGTTCTCACTTTGTTGTTCTGATGGAAAAGTTGAAGTCGCATTTCTACAGCAGCCGCCTGAACTTATAAAGTCGTTGTTGACCGGTCAGCATCGATTTAGCAATCATTATAGAGAAAACATTAGAGCTTATAACTCGATGTTCTCATTCACTTCTATGGGCGGTAAAATCGATCATTCCATCAATCAAG GGGATCCATCAAGGTTCAATGACGAGTTAATACGATTGTTGGAAAATATGATTGACTCGCACAATACAATTGCAAAGACATTTAGAAAGGTTAGGGATAGACTAACTGAAAATATAGACAGTGAAGTGAGTATCAAACTGATTTCAAGGAGATCAAGTGATGGAAGAACTTACAATCTTCCAACAGTTTCAGAGGTAGCGGCTTTAATTGAGGGGGATATTGGTCCACATATGGAGAAGCGAGATATTATTGTCAGAAGGTTGTGCGGTGGTTTACAGCGGATATCTGAGTTGCACCCTTTATACACCCTCTTACAATATCCTTTGTTAATTCCATCCGGAGAAGATGGGTATAGGCCGGGTATCCTACATAGTGCTTTTTCTATTGGTGTTAGCACGAGTGACCAAGCACGTGAAGAAACAACGTGTAGGGAGTGGTTTGCTTATCATCTTATAGAGAGACCACCAGATGTTGAATTTCCAACGATCTTATTATCTGGTACGGCATTCGACCAATTTTTAGTTGATTGTTATATGCTGGTCGAATCGCATAGGCTGAATTTCATTCGTTTTAACCAAGATCGACTTCGAGTTGATAATTATAAGAACCTCTCAAATGCTGTTGGAAGAGGAGATGTAGAGCCATCTTCGGCGGGTACTCGGTTTATCGTGCCTTCTtctttccccggaggtgacaaCTGGAAAAAAGCAAATTTCCTCGATACCATGACTATTTGTAAGTGGTTTGGTTATCCAGATTTATTCATCACTTTCACCTGTAATCCAAAGTGGCCGGAAATAGTACGATTTGTTTCTAAAAGAGGATTGCGACCCGAGGATCGTCCAGATATTGTCTGTCGCGTCTTTAAAATGAAGCTCGATGAGTTGATTAGGGACTTAAAGGATCGACATATTTTTGGAAGAGCGCGAGGAG TCGTGTATACTATTGAATTTCAAAAACGTGGACTCCCTCATGCCCATATAGTATTGTTCCTACATCGGGAGGACAAATTTCCTACAGCCGCAGATGTCGACAAAATCATTTCCACGGAGATTCCTGATCCGACTACAGATCCCGTCTTACATAGTGTTGTTTGCGAGTATATGCTTCATGGACCGTGTGGTAAAGCAAAGCCCTCATATCCGTGTATGGTCAGAGGCAAGTGCTCAAAATATTACCCAAAGCCGTGCACTGAGAGAACAACGGTTGACGGTGATGGGTACCCTATATACAAGAGAAGCAAGAAAGGAGTTACGGTGATTAAAGATGATGTGCCCCTGGGAAATGATTTTGTCATTCCATATAACTCTAAGTTGTTGTTGAAATATCGGGCTCATATCAATGTCGAATGGTGTAATCAATCTAGATTCATAAAGTACCTATTTAAGTACATTAACAAGGGCTCTGATCGAGTTACCATGCAGTCGTCTTACACACGACGTAATGAGGAGGACCCTGGTCGATTTGATGAGATTAAGAGGTTTTACGATTGTCGCTATCTCTCTGCATGTGAAGCCGCATGGAGAATTTTTGGGTTTGATATCCACTACAGAACTCCTGCTGTTGAAAGGCTACAATACCATCTTCCGGATGAGCAACCTATTGTCTTCCACGATGATGATTGGGTTGATGAGGTCGTAGAAAAGACTTCGCTCGGGGTGTCCCAATTTCTTAATTGGATGGGCTGTAATAATTCGACAGTAGAAGAGATGCAG GGACCAAAATGTTTTGAGGATATTAGGACTGTGAATCAGTTTGTTCATCCGACATTTAGAGAAGCATGTTATGCATTGGGATTAATTGGTGATGATCGAGAGTATATTGTAGCTATCAACGAAGCAGCTGATTGGGGGTCTGGCTTCTACTTGAGAAATTTGTTCGCGACGTTATTATTTTGTGGCACTTTGTCTATGCCGAGCAGAGTATGGGACGAAACTTGGCAACTGCTATCGGACGACATCCTTCATAGGCAACGCACTATTCTTAACAATCAAG ATTTAAAGCTTACCGATGAAGACttgcaaaattatgcacttatTGATATTGAAAATTCTCTTCAAACAAATGGTAGTTCACTTCGTCGATTTGAGGGAATGCCGTTCCCAGACATGTCTGCAACGACACATCATCGAAATAGTTTACTTATGGATGCATTTTCGTACGATAGACAATCCTTGAGTAAAGAACATGAGATTCAGTTATCTTCAATGACTGACGAGTAG